One genomic region from Streptomyces sp. NBC_00582 encodes:
- a CDS encoding glycosyltransferase family 2 protein, whose product MVEPRIAVAVVTMGNRPAEVDALLESVAKQDLAPARIVIVGNGCRLPEFAERLALPGEVTTIDLDENLGCPGGRNVGLERLRQYGDIDVVVELDDDGLLVDADVLRRVRDHYVADPRLGIVGFRIADENGETQRRHVPRVGASDPMEGGYVTGFLGGGHALSMAMLAETGDWPAEFFFAHEETDLAWRATDAGWKILYAPELLLQHPKTSPARHAIYHRVTARNRVWLVRRNLPLPLIPVHLGVWIAVTLLRTRSIGGLKAWFGGFAEGMRKSAGPRRPMRWRTVWRLTRLGRPPVI is encoded by the coding sequence GTGGTGGAGCCGAGGATCGCCGTTGCCGTGGTGACCATGGGCAACCGGCCCGCCGAGGTCGATGCCCTGCTGGAGTCCGTCGCCAAACAGGACCTGGCCCCGGCGCGGATCGTCATCGTCGGCAACGGCTGCCGGCTCCCCGAGTTCGCCGAACGCCTCGCCCTGCCCGGCGAGGTCACCACCATCGACCTCGACGAGAACCTCGGCTGCCCCGGCGGCCGCAACGTCGGTCTCGAACGGCTGCGCCAGTACGGCGACATCGACGTCGTCGTGGAGCTCGACGACGACGGGCTGCTCGTCGACGCCGATGTGCTGCGCCGCGTACGCGATCACTACGTCGCCGACCCCCGCCTCGGCATCGTCGGCTTCCGCATCGCCGACGAGAACGGCGAGACCCAGCGCCGGCACGTGCCGAGGGTCGGCGCCTCCGACCCCATGGAGGGCGGGTACGTCACCGGCTTCCTCGGCGGCGGCCACGCGCTCAGCATGGCCATGCTCGCCGAGACCGGTGACTGGCCCGCCGAGTTCTTCTTCGCGCACGAGGAGACCGACCTCGCCTGGCGCGCCACCGACGCCGGCTGGAAGATCCTCTACGCGCCCGAACTGCTGCTCCAGCACCCCAAGACCTCACCCGCCCGGCACGCCATCTACCACCGCGTCACCGCCCGCAACCGCGTCTGGCTCGTCCGGCGGAACCTTCCGCTCCCTCTCATCCCCGTCCACCTGGGTGTCTGGATCGCCGTCACCCTGTTGCGCACCCGCTCGATCGGCGGGCTCAAGGCCTGGTTCGGCGGGTTCGCGGAAGGCATGCGCAAGTCGGCCGGGCCCCGGCGGCCGATGCGGTGGCGCACGGTCTGGCGGCTCACCCGCCTCGGCCGACCGCCCGTCATCTGA
- a CDS encoding DUF3052 domain-containing protein, with the protein MSDTPTTAGGSGYSGTPLAKKLGVKAGHRLRFLHAPADWTVPDLPEGIDVAPGGPRDADLTVAFYHSYADLAAEGETLVHDLADHAMLWIAWPRKAAGHTSDLTENGLRDLFLPLGVVDVKVAALGEDWSGLKFVRRRENRRKLDAK; encoded by the coding sequence GTGAGCGACACCCCCACGACCGCAGGTGGCAGCGGGTACTCCGGCACCCCCCTCGCCAAGAAACTCGGCGTCAAGGCAGGCCACCGGCTCAGGTTCCTGCACGCGCCCGCCGACTGGACCGTCCCCGACCTCCCCGAGGGCATCGACGTCGCCCCCGGCGGGCCCCGCGACGCCGATCTCACCGTCGCCTTCTACCACTCGTACGCCGATCTCGCCGCGGAAGGCGAAACCCTCGTGCACGACCTCGCCGACCACGCCATGCTCTGGATCGCCTGGCCCAGGAAAGCCGCCGGCCACACCAGTGACCTCACCGAGAACGGCCTCCGCGACCTCTTCCTCCCCCTCGGTGTCGTCGATGTGAAGGTCGCGGCGCTGGGGGAGGACTGGTCGGGGCTGAAGTTCGTCCGACGGCGGGAAAACCGTCGTAAATTGGACGCGAAGTGA
- a CDS encoding TetR/AcrR family transcriptional regulator, with amino-acid sequence MTVWDRPEPPTRPVPLDRERIVAAAVALADEGGLEAVSLRKVGARLGAGPMRLYGYISTKEELFDLMVDEVQAEILPEEQPGDWREALRVLAHRTRQTALRHPWLADLLGGRPTLGPNGLAVTEATLASLDGLADIDTVLRAVETVSAYFTGAIRREIANLRAERATGLSKRDWQRARGPHVTRMLATGRFPTLAKAVYDGTHVDAEASFATGLDWVLDAVAAKLTPPCP; translated from the coding sequence ATGACTGTGTGGGACCGGCCGGAGCCGCCGACCCGCCCCGTGCCGCTCGACCGGGAGCGGATCGTCGCCGCCGCCGTCGCGCTGGCCGACGAGGGCGGGCTGGAGGCGGTGTCGTTGCGCAAGGTCGGCGCCCGGCTGGGCGCCGGCCCGATGCGGCTGTACGGATACATCTCCACCAAGGAGGAGCTGTTCGACCTCATGGTGGACGAGGTCCAGGCCGAGATCCTCCCCGAGGAGCAGCCGGGTGACTGGCGGGAGGCGCTGCGCGTCCTCGCCCACCGCACCCGGCAGACCGCCCTCCGTCACCCATGGTTGGCCGATCTGCTCGGTGGCCGCCCCACGCTGGGGCCGAACGGCCTCGCCGTGACCGAGGCCACGCTCGCCTCCCTCGACGGCCTCGCCGACATCGACACCGTCCTACGCGCCGTGGAGACCGTCAGCGCCTACTTCACCGGCGCGATCAGGCGCGAGATCGCGAACCTGCGGGCGGAGCGCGCCACGGGCCTGTCCAAACGGGACTGGCAGCGTGCCCGGGGCCCGCATGTGACGAGAATGCTGGCCACGGGCCGCTTCCCGACGCTGGCCAAGGCCGTGTACGACGGCACCCACGTGGACGCCGAGGCATCCTTCGCGACCGGCCTGGACTGGGTCCTCGACGCCGTGGCCGCCAAACTCACCCCACCCTGCCCATGA
- a CDS encoding FAD-dependent oxidoreductase, translating to MRHRIAVVGGGPAGLAFARVLHRHGHPVTVLERDPAPDARPPGGTLDLHEGLGQRALDKAGLLTEFRALSRPEGQAMRILDTDGTVLRDWRPGPDDRANPEIDRRQLRDLLLGPLDVQWGRGVTRVVPAGTRDDGGVLVHFADGRRETFDLVVGADGAWSRVRPAVSSATPRYTGVTSVETSLDDVDTRHPDLARLIGDGSVGVYGVNRSLVAQRNSGGHVKVYARFRAPLDWHTDLDLDLADVEAVRSSLLGLFDGWTAPVLDLLRHGTAFVHRPLHVLPVSHTWAHVPGVTLLGDAAHLMPPLGAGANLAMLEGAELAEAIATGPDDLDETVRAFEEQMWARAGIWAKITTAGLERLVSPDPAAALALFDEVQPS from the coding sequence ATGAGACATCGCATCGCGGTGGTCGGGGGCGGTCCGGCCGGCCTTGCCTTCGCCCGCGTCCTGCATCGCCACGGCCACCCGGTCACCGTCCTCGAACGCGATCCCGCCCCCGACGCCCGTCCGCCGGGCGGCACGCTGGACCTGCACGAAGGCCTGGGCCAGCGCGCGCTCGACAAGGCGGGGCTGCTGACGGAGTTCCGGGCGCTGTCCCGTCCGGAGGGGCAGGCCATGCGCATCCTGGACACGGACGGAACCGTCCTGCGCGACTGGCGACCCGGTCCGGACGACCGGGCCAATCCCGAGATCGACCGGAGGCAACTCCGTGACCTGCTGCTCGGCCCGCTCGACGTCCAGTGGGGCCGGGGCGTGACGCGGGTGGTGCCGGCCGGGACCCGGGACGACGGCGGCGTACTGGTCCACTTCGCGGACGGGCGACGGGAGACCTTCGACCTCGTGGTCGGCGCGGACGGCGCCTGGTCCCGGGTCCGCCCGGCGGTCTCGTCGGCGACTCCGCGGTACACCGGCGTCACCTCGGTCGAGACCTCCCTGGACGACGTCGACACCCGCCACCCCGACCTCGCCCGCTTGATCGGCGACGGTTCCGTGGGGGTGTACGGCGTGAACCGCAGTCTCGTCGCCCAGCGCAACAGCGGCGGGCACGTCAAGGTGTACGCCAGGTTCCGCGCGCCACTGGACTGGCACACGGACCTGGACCTGGACCTGGCCGACGTCGAGGCGGTGCGGTCGAGCCTGCTCGGACTGTTCGACGGCTGGACCGCCCCCGTCCTCGACCTCCTCCGCCACGGCACCGCGTTCGTCCACCGCCCGCTGCACGTCCTGCCGGTGTCCCACACCTGGGCCCACGTCCCGGGCGTGACACTCCTCGGCGACGCCGCCCATCTGATGCCGCCCCTGGGGGCGGGCGCGAACCTCGCGATGCTGGAAGGCGCCGAACTCGCCGAGGCCATCGCCACCGGCCCCGACGACCTGGACGAGACCGTCCGCGCGTTCGAGGAACAGATGTGGGCACGCGCCGGCATATGGGCGAAGATCACGACAGCCGGTCTGGAACGCCTGGTGAGCCCGGACCCGGCCGCAGCCCTCGCCCTCTTCGACGAGGTCCAGCCGTCCTGA
- a CDS encoding ATP-binding protein: MTSVLYIPSDPGSVTVSRRTLRLILTLHDLAHLTETAELLASELVSNAVLHTKGPACLRIRHRAGVLQIGAWDADPAPPEPPSDFTELADAESGRGFALVRSCSDLWGWQPLSRLGLRGKLVWCELGAA; this comes from the coding sequence GTGACGTCTGTTCTGTACATCCCCTCCGACCCCGGATCGGTCACGGTCTCCCGCCGCACCCTCCGCCTGATCCTCACCCTCCACGACCTCGCCCACCTCACCGAGACCGCCGAACTCCTCGCCTCCGAGCTGGTCTCCAACGCCGTACTGCACACCAAGGGCCCCGCCTGCCTGCGCATCCGTCACCGCGCCGGCGTCCTGCAGATCGGAGCCTGGGACGCCGACCCCGCACCTCCCGAGCCCCCGAGTGACTTCACCGAACTCGCAGACGCCGAGAGCGGGCGCGGCTTCGCCCTCGTACGGTCCTGCTCCGATCTGTGGGGGTGGCAACCACTCTCCCGGCTCGGGCTGCGCGGCAAGCTGGTGTGGTGCGAACTGGGAGCTGCGTAA
- a CDS encoding DUF397 domain-containing protein produces MSIPGTWQKSSFSGSGDGNACLELASTPTTLHLRESDTPTTVLTTTPAALALLLEGIRGGYPPAHTSVLE; encoded by the coding sequence ATGAGCATCCCTGGCACCTGGCAGAAGTCCTCCTTCTCCGGCAGCGGAGACGGCAACGCCTGCCTCGAACTCGCCTCCACCCCCACCACCCTCCATCTCCGCGAGAGCGACACCCCGACCACGGTCCTCACGACCACCCCCGCCGCCCTCGCCCTTCTCTTGGAAGGGATACGCGGGGGTTACCCGCCGGCCCACACCTCGGTGCTCGAGTGA
- a CDS encoding SUKH-4 family immunity protein, which yields MSFERVRQAAAREFLVTGGLPSSASGLFTAAESEGSEPERIGGRDVVRIGNDGEGDGGYFVDCATGAVLYVAAYAFTEFHVSESPQSFVRCLEEFERATSGAPRDADPDEWTRIAESLERTIAATDPSALREDPGFWHSLLFDVASGDYA from the coding sequence ATGTCCTTTGAGCGTGTACGGCAGGCCGCCGCCCGCGAGTTCCTCGTAACCGGCGGCCTGCCGTCATCCGCCTCCGGTCTCTTCACCGCGGCCGAGTCCGAGGGCTCCGAACCCGAGCGGATCGGCGGCCGCGACGTCGTACGGATCGGCAACGACGGGGAGGGCGACGGGGGATATTTCGTCGACTGCGCGACGGGAGCGGTGCTGTACGTGGCGGCGTACGCCTTCACCGAGTTCCATGTGAGCGAGTCGCCGCAGAGCTTCGTACGGTGCCTGGAGGAGTTCGAGCGGGCGACCTCCGGCGCCCCAAGAGACGCTGATCCCGACGAGTGGACCCGGATCGCGGAGTCACTGGAGCGGACCATCGCGGCGACAGACCCTTCCGCGCTGCGCGAAGACCCCGGCTTCTGGCACTCGCTCCTGTTCGATGTGGCGAGCGGTGACTACGCGTAG
- a CDS encoding TetR/AcrR family transcriptional regulator: MADRLPHPLRADAQDNRERILEVARDLFATEGLNVPMREIARRAEVGPATLYRRFPTKQTLVTEAFAEQRRACHAIVDEGLADPDPWHGFRRVVERTCELHAHSLGFADAFMSAYPEAMDFAADREYTLNAIAELAHRAKATGHLRPDFLLDDLIIMLMAHRGIHTSSATTRLAASRRYASLVIQAFQAASPTHSAETSRELRRHVL; this comes from the coding sequence ATGGCAGACCGTTTGCCTCACCCCCTGCGAGCCGACGCCCAGGACAATCGCGAGCGCATCCTTGAGGTGGCCCGCGACCTGTTCGCCACCGAGGGGCTGAATGTGCCGATGCGGGAGATCGCCCGGCGTGCGGAGGTGGGTCCCGCCACCCTCTATCGCCGCTTCCCGACCAAGCAGACGCTGGTCACCGAGGCCTTCGCCGAACAGCGGCGGGCCTGTCACGCCATCGTCGACGAGGGCCTCGCCGATCCGGACCCGTGGCACGGGTTCCGTCGCGTCGTCGAGCGGACCTGCGAACTTCACGCCCACAGCCTCGGCTTCGCCGACGCCTTCATGTCGGCCTACCCCGAGGCGATGGACTTCGCCGCCGACCGCGAGTACACCCTGAACGCGATCGCCGAACTGGCCCACCGCGCCAAGGCGACCGGCCACCTGCGCCCCGACTTCCTCCTGGACGACCTGATCATCATGCTGATGGCCCACCGCGGCATCCACACGTCATCGGCCACCACCCGACTCGCAGCCTCCCGCCGCTACGCCTCGCTGGTGATCCAGGCGTTCCAGGCCGCCTCGCCGACCCACTCTGCCGAGACGTCCAGGGAGCTGAGACGTCATGTCCTTTGA
- a CDS encoding zinc-dependent alcohol dehydrogenase family protein yields MKAVAIQTFGGPDGLAVIELPAPVPAPGQVVIASEAIGVGGVDVMVRSGALAAYGFKEGHVPGSEFAGTVTAVGDGVDASWIGRRVWAFTGVGGGYVEQAVASVEEVLPLPEGLSAAEAVTLGSSGVVAHFGLAHAHFTPGESVLVRGAAGSIGIMAVQLAARGGAGAVAVTTSSPERGERLRELGATHVLDRSGEGDASAPGGYDVVIDIVAGADMPSFFDKLNPNGRLVAVGAVGGQPPADFGMRLMAAFQRSMSFATFSADTVSRADRRTVRTEQFAAACRGELRAVMHGSLPLEKAVLAHRKMDAGEVFGRIVLMP; encoded by the coding sequence TTGAAAGCAGTCGCGATCCAGACCTTCGGAGGCCCGGATGGTCTGGCGGTCATCGAGCTTCCGGCCCCCGTCCCCGCCCCCGGGCAGGTGGTGATCGCCAGCGAGGCGATCGGTGTCGGTGGTGTCGACGTGATGGTCCGTAGCGGTGCGCTCGCCGCCTACGGCTTCAAGGAAGGCCATGTCCCAGGCAGTGAGTTCGCGGGCACGGTGACGGCGGTCGGCGACGGTGTCGACGCGTCGTGGATCGGTCGGCGGGTGTGGGCGTTCACCGGGGTGGGCGGTGGTTATGTGGAGCAGGCGGTCGCCTCGGTCGAGGAGGTCCTCCCCCTCCCCGAGGGGCTCTCCGCCGCCGAGGCGGTGACGCTCGGAAGTTCCGGTGTGGTCGCCCATTTCGGCCTGGCGCATGCCCACTTCACACCTGGTGAGTCGGTCCTGGTGCGCGGCGCGGCCGGCAGCATCGGGATCATGGCGGTCCAGCTCGCGGCACGGGGTGGTGCGGGTGCGGTGGCGGTCACGACGTCGTCGCCCGAGCGCGGTGAGCGGCTGCGGGAGCTGGGGGCGACGCATGTACTGGACCGCTCCGGAGAGGGGGACGCCTCCGCTCCCGGCGGCTACGACGTCGTCATCGACATCGTCGCCGGGGCCGACATGCCCTCGTTCTTCGACAAGCTCAACCCCAACGGGCGCCTGGTGGCGGTCGGCGCGGTCGGGGGACAGCCACCCGCTGACTTCGGCATGCGGCTGATGGCGGCGTTCCAGAGGTCGATGTCGTTCGCCACCTTCAGCGCGGACACCGTGAGCCGGGCTGATCGACGTACGGTGCGGACCGAGCAGTTCGCTGCCGCATGCCGTGGCGAACTGCGTGCGGTGATGCACGGGTCGCTGCCACTGGAGAAGGCCGTACTCGCACACCGGAAGATGGACGCCGGAGAAGTGTTCGGCAGGATCGTACTGATGCCGTAG